From the Pleurodeles waltl isolate 20211129_DDA chromosome 6, aPleWal1.hap1.20221129, whole genome shotgun sequence genome, the window TTCGACTTGTGAGCTCACGTCTTTCAAAGATAACAGAGATGCCCATATTCACCAGGCTCCACCATCTAGAATTGAAGAATTGTTGGTTTATGGAGGTGCCAGCACACCAACTGTCAACCCTGACTACTCTCAAGGAACTGAAGATAACAAATGGAGAATTTCTCAGACATTTTAATGGCGAATTGGAGGGACTCTCTAACCTCCGATCATTAGATCTCAGTCAAAATCAGATTAACATGGATAGATGCTGCCACTTCTTGAGAACTCCTAGACTCGAGTATTTGAACCTAAGCTTCAACTCAGTTATTGAAATGTCTTCTGATTACATTGACTTGGAAAATTTGCAAACTCTGGATTTGCATCATACAAAGTTAGTCCATTTTGGTACATTTCCTGTCCTTTGCCTCCTCAGAAAACTTTTGTACTTGGATGTTTCCCACTCAGATACAATATTTCTCATTGATTGTGCATTCTGTGGTCTTGAGAACTTGCAGGTGCTCAAGCTGGCTGGCAACAAATTTGGACCCAACAGCATGTCCAGCAGCTTCTACAACCTGACAGAGCTTATATTTCTTGATGTTGCCAGTTGTAGCCTGGAAAAAGTGCAACCAGACACATTCAGCAGACTTGAAAAGTTGCAGGAGCTAAACATAAGCAACAACAACCTTTTGGTGTTGGACCCAGCAGTATATGCATCTCTTAAGGCCCTCTCTATTTTGGATTTTAGTAGGAATCAAATACCTGCTTTCCTTGCCAATCCACAAGAAAGTCTTCCAGGGAACCTGGCTTCACTGGACCTCTCTCAGAACCCATTTGACTGCTCCTGCACccacttgcattttcttgagtgggTTAAAAGTCATAAAACCCTCCTGGGAGATTGGGAATTAATGATCTGCAAGAGTCCAGGATACCTAAGGGATGAGAAAATAATAAATGTGGacctatccacttgtgagactaaaCTGTTAACAGTGGTGTTGCTTGTGAGTGTTCCAATCTTTACATTTCTGGTGCTTTTCCTTATCTACAAATGCTACTTCCAGCACTATTATAGGTTGCTGCTCTCTAAGTGGTGCATAGATCCTGCAGATGAGGCAGacatgtatgatgcctttgtcatcTATTCTAGCAAAGATGAAGAGTGGGTGATTGGTGTCCTTGTTAAAAAACTGGAGGAGGGTGTGCCTCGCATTCGTCTGTGCctccatttcagagacttcatgccGGGGGTATTGATTACATCTAACATTGTGAAGGAGGGCTTTCTGAAGAGCCGCAAGGTTGTGGTTGTTGTTTCAAACCACTTTTTTGAGAGCAAGTGGTGCAGCTTTGAGTTTGAGTTGGCTCAGTCTTGGCAGTTTCTGGAGACTAAGTCAGGAATTATTGTTGTCGTCCTGCAAGAGGTGGACAAAGCTCACTTGCGGCACGTCTTTGGCCTTCACAGGTATCTGCGCAGAAACACTTATTTAGAGTGGAAGCAGAATGCTGTGGAACAAAATATGTTTTGGGTGAAGATGAGAAAGGCTTTATTGGATGGTAAACCGTGGCGCCATCAACAGATGGAAATTACATAGCAGAGGGAATTAATGGCTTTTAACCTGACTCACGTCGGTTCGCAACTCAGGACCAAGTTTAGACATGGCACAAGCCAAGCTGAAGATTAAGCACCAACATCTTATGGTGAAATTAACGTACAATTCCTCTGCTAAGGGTGCCAAGAACCAATACGTTGTGTATGTTGTTTCTTTCAAACACTAGTCCATTGGTAAGTAAATGGAGTCATATGCCTTGAATTCTTAGAGCCAATGTCCCTTGATGATTacaaatttctgttttttaattgtttctcCCTACAGTGAtgcatctcactcactcactcatatttACTAGTATATTTAATACAGCCAATTTAATGCAGACCAATaattgttgaaaagtggattattggtaagggcaggtagatacctacacatAGTAATAGgctacaaacccccactaggtccagtcaaggtctgggTAAATTTTTCTGTGCTCAACCCTTGCTAGTTCGgcacacaagcagttaggcttaacttaggagacagatgtaTAAAGCattaaatatcaacaaaacagtaaatacgtaaatcacaacacataataaaaatccaacaccgatttataagaataggaaatatctttatctttaaaaggAAACCGAAATGACgataatccaatgtagggaaccagagatatgaatttttaaaaattaaatgtaaGACTACCGCTTAGAGGCAAGTACCGCTCAAGTGGTTAAAAAAGGCCCTACAGgacaggaacaaagtccagaggttAGGCCACTCATGATGTAACATTGTTACACTCacgttcagaagtgtttcttgattcaggaaagtggtccacagcaccagccaagggttcagaggctttgttttgcctcttggggcctgggaGTTCAACTTCCACAATGCACATCTTCAATTTAtagagctttttacaacagttgctccaaacgtctccaaatttctggaccttcttccaaaagtcctttttgggtctttgaagtgtccacaaacttgatccaaggttcaaaaagctctgagttgctccttggaagtttggactacagctcccacaatgcacctggtcgaATCCTCAAATagtcactggatgctggtcagctgggctctcaaGTCGTGATGCTGGGGACTCTGGTTTGCTCCTTTGTCCCTGTAGctaacagggagtccactcctggagttgcagaagcaaggcaaagtcctcttctTGTTGAACCCAAATTGTGAAGCTGGTTTAGTCCTTGTGAGTACAGTGTCCATGTGCAGGCCAGGAGTctagcagggctgtccttcttctccagtttcgtcttccagcagggatctgaattgtggggcagctctgccatatttatctgtGGTCCTCGGGGTGGGATTGAGGGGGGTCCAATAgagtgcaggccactaccctcgtGAGTGAGGCAAACATTAATCCCAGGgaccaacattcttaaaaaatccaagAATGCACAAATTCAgtgttagagtttagatctggctgagtccacccactggtgcggCTACATTTCCCTTAAAACACCCCTTGCGAGCCTCTCTCCTACCTCTTCCGGGGACTTCTATCTGTCTGGGGCTGTAGGTAATGGGGGacatccagtttctgtcccaagtggcttttcctcctttgaagaccagtttcagtactcttcctccatcctgctctgccatctgctgcagcagttctccgccCACCaaatgctccctttgtgtcagtccaggccacttcacacctcattaaggcagcctggctcaggctgccagagcctGACCAATCAGggaagagcactacagggctgacttTGGtagctttcagaaagagttctaaaactctttccttggGTAAGTTATATTAATATTGATAactcgtccctttatgactaatttactcgctctgggactcgttttaggccaattaatcttttgaccctgattaaagacaccttaggacgagataactaatcagcatgtcaatcaatatgtcaataatgtcattaatatttaccataataagacaattcagattagtcaaagacattaataaaactcagaaaccaccatgacctttcagtcatgaataaccacaccagtttagtactattatatgaagtttatttcctattgattacaattctactagcaagtttattagtctcaaaaccaagaaacacattagcatagtcacaatatggcaactctgataagatttcatcaaggcaagaatcacgaatattagaatatagcacgtcgtcaacataggttatccttagcagagaatcattatcacattgttcaacaaagcatagattcagtcatttgtctatttgcgtcagtttagtgaacccctcatatatcctcaaattagcattggcatgttgggcttcatgcaaaacaatttagcaacaccaattttgaaaagcatctaactagggtctctgtcaaaagaagcagttggtacctagaaaggaaaagcaaacagacaattacaatttcattgtcatatagttaccctccatattgggtcagcatacaggtttagtcttcgtcctcaggacatcggttgattcgccatcaggaattcagcagtcagttaaaagggcacttccctcataaggcggtaaagtgtaaatgggcaatataagggcaaggatggtttgaagaaccaaacagcaaagtctctatgcagagtaacaaagtgtctgggtcatagcaaattgcaatagcatctccctaactcctagtctcctattctgatttacttccttgtgtcaagggttttcatcccttttctgTGGTACAATCCCCTAcgttttaattggttggggtcagcaccccactatttccctccaatagggtttcaatgacttcattaaatttgtcaccccataacagttctcacgtagtttattggtccttatgattgacgtcttcagcgggtagaatgtccggtagatTTCACACTCTcatggtcctctttgcatctttagtcagtggttccattgtctgtactggttcagtCGaccttgcaagtcagcacactgcacattagaaaaacacatttaatatgaaaacaggcagctaggcctcaactcatactaactaaggcctaatgatttattagcagaactttaacatataaccttttattattagtgctaAATTATattctaacataacatttcatcattattaatcagtttcattagtcattgtatatattggcggccactccccgtgggtacatttcaagCGTACGTTtggcaaaatacattaataaattttcTTTGCGGCATTATTACGCAGTAGTTCAAAAACATTACATGTTAATTTCTAAGCATATAAgctgcactctctcagtccctcctatgattacacttgtcatcacacaaaacctttcccttcacaacctttcattttctttaggttacgcatctcaatttcttcctccctatgtgatctttcccaaatttctttgaacattttctctttttatttttcttcttttcttttattacgtttttccaaatctcttttaattcttttattaattttgcatgataaccatagtccaaatagacAAGTCAGGACAATTAATATACCctctattatttttgcaagaaccccattccaaatactgctaaaccaattccctactttagtaattcctttcccaactttttcccaaactccaggttccttcagctccttcaaatctgtactatctcttgttaggttagtaagcatacctctaatctttttattattatgaggaatgaatgcacaacaatcgcgctcattaagcattttacagacttcgccactcttcgctaaaagaatgtctaaagcaagccagttttgaagagtcatatctcttttcgcagcaagttcagtatccatcaggagtatagcccccgtgaagtttgtcaacatgttatccacaatagtagacaactttagaatctttatggagtttaagataacccctactaaaggaattatggctccaaatacgtcaccaacgacagcagccgctgtctctctcttttgtcaaatatgttgtaattcagacattttaggaatttgctttaagtcatcaatctggtagatcttgggaaaaactattcccaaataacatgtcccataccatccccctggaagacggtaataagcattaagctcacatatataatagatcccagggatcgctggatcctgtccatttaacatgaacgtccatttactctgaaacaaaaacacatgcctgcactcactcgttcccacaaataaagtgtcatgctcagatttcggcctatatatacaaagccttcctacgtgtaatgcatctatagctaacttgccgtgtgtctttattgcagtgtaagcataatcatttgcaagcatgCGTTTTTCTAattccttttctagcctttcctttaatgctttccttctatcatcagggtgatctaagaagctcttttctaccggtgttagtaggcaggttagattattgcggtgcgcataaactgtcccaaatgtcagtgtcggctcaaagaaacccctaactaattttatgctgtgttctttagctaatttatttagaaactcaatcacaggcatgaAGGAacgaaggaaaacactacatctaagttagaatagaagtattgaacatgttcctgatcacagaatcttgttaacagcaaactacagcttatcccgtaggtaagtggcagactatgataagtaaccccttcttgtactgatgaaggaatctttgtgcacacatagcaattctttgcatccattgtgtcaacatactcattcagcaagcaatagaagacattagtagatagttccccttttgagttagttccctcatgcaagtattttgcatcctgctcaaacttctcccatggtgttagtgtagcagtctcaggatttgaagcattgttagtcactttcttatccaccaatggcattcccacaatcacatctATTATCACTACCGCACATATAACTCCCACACCAACAACCAAACATGCATTTGTCCTACCCCTATGactattatctctagtgtaactcatgatctataaagaatcagatagcagaataatacaaagcaaacaataaacttgaggacaatataaaagctctctctttttttttttctgtgcaaagtctctctctttctctgcgagtatttacagcgtttcactcactccaggacctctttgtcaaatcaggttagcagcttgtcataatcgtttttttcagagtcaattcaggttaacagtgtcacatccggtaatttatcagtctcttttctcagcttttcagctttcaatttcaatttcaatttcaatttaacacagtctctttctaatgtttaattcaggtgccgtggtattgacctggaacctctagatcaaaacagaacgccaagaattcttgttgccattcagctgatgttgcatacgcccattcaggacctgcgtaccttctgtttgcaactctctttcttttcagtttgcgatcaccctgcaactctccttcactaagatcttctttcattagggatcactttctctcctgcagcttgtggctctggccaattatctcctttaagtgttttctttctgcttggcctttcaggacgttgaacatcgccctcctcttgtgctgtggtgttttctcttgatggctctgcaagtagctcaggaggagtcagaacaccttgatttccttctgcctcactcccttcaccttcagggtcagttatgggctcaatttcaaacccgtatctgcttctgggagaacctctctttgtgtcggttcccctgatgccccagctgagataggctcactgtcactcctctggatctcgtttacggtttgagtgattaagccgtcctcagtgggctctccttcagtctcagttcccctttgaatactctccggccctgagacttccttctctgcaggtgttgttttggacacttcaagttcctcatcagttggacacgtcaccttctttgtgtgactggcatgtatccaatttggaagacctgcacatttcacagcagtagtagatgtcagtattacttgatacggccccttccaacgtggctccaaacacgacttcctcacgtgtttcttgacacccacccaatcaccggctttcagggtgtgacctggatcacttatcggtggcaatgtggtagcctccacctggtgagaaaaagagcagaccacgtcagccagacccttgcagtagtccaacaccatatcatccgtgacagCATTCGCAGGCCCtacgggcaatcgcatagctcggcccatgagaatttcatgaggagacagtcctgttttcttgtcaggtgtgtttctcattgacatcaccactaagggcaatgcatctggccacttcaaattggtagctgcacaaatttttgccattcttgacttcaaggtaccattcatctgctccactagtcctgatgcttcagggcgatagctgcaatgcaacttctgctcagtgtttaatgtcgcacacaagagcttaatcacctcattgtcgaagtgtccgcccctatctgattctaaggagatcggaaacccgaaacgtggtattagctccctaagcagcagctttgctactgtgagactgtcattcctacgtgtagggtaagcttcaatccagtggctgaaaatgtacacaatcactaacacgtacctcagacctccacacaaaggcatttcaataaaatccatctgcattctgctaaatggacctcctgctctcccaatatgtctcaaattcaccacagtcccttttcctgtgttcatctgctgacagatgatgcacctgtgacagataacctctgcagtttgtctgaattttggattgaaccaatcgattttgaacaacctgatcattgcatctctcccaacatgtacTTGACTATGGTAAAACCtctcaaactgtgacaaaagactgtttggctaaaccattttcccctcttctgaaacccataagtcatcagatctctgtacgcattgcatgctctgccaggaacgtttctcctctttgctagcacgtccctgcagtgattttagctcatctaatgtgtcaaccacccttaatgcaaagtttaagcatgtttcattctcagtttcaggtaactattcccactgacctcaaaatgatatacagttcaatgcacaaaaccttgtgacttgatctgcctatccatttcccattgacacaaaatcttgtgacttaacatgagcattgcatttcaccacggcaatttcaagaggtaactgaatcgcgtgctacaaatccttaatcttttcgccatttttcaccggagaaccagaagaggtcatgaaacccctctgtgaccacaactggccaaaatcatgtacaattccaaatctgtatctgctgtcagtatagatagtgactttcaggttttctgctgcgtggcatgccctagtaagagcaattaattcagccacttgagcagagtacactctttcgagccaggaagcttctaagataccagtgattgtacacacggcatagccagctctcagtactcctactgcatctctcaagcatgaaccatcaacaaagataatgtcatcatgttcttcaagttgggtatctttaatatcaggccttggtttggtgtacagatctgttacctcaagacaatcatgttctacctcctcggcatcatcaatgtctgcattttcaataggaagtaaagttgccgggttcaatacagtacatctcttaagggatacattaggtgaccccagtataattgtcttgtATTTAGTAAGGCATGCATTCGTCATATGCTGTgttttggttcgggttaacaagatttcaactgaatgggggaccattactgttaaaggatgtcccatcactattccttcacactgggtgaggcattgaccaactgctgcaactgcacgcaaacaacctggtaaggctgctgcgactgggtccaaagtagctgaaaaatatgctactgggcaatttgcacctccatggacctgtgtcaggacagacaaagaacaagcatcacgttcatgacaaaacagtacaaaaggctttgtgtaatcgggcatacctaaagctggtgccctgcacatactttccctcaattccatgaatgccttcatctctttctcggacatggttatggcacccgggccatcctgaacttctttgacAGTCTTATcaagggtttagagataatcgagaagttgggaatccactgacgacagtagcccaccattcccaaaaacattctaacgtctctctttgttgtcgggggattcatctgcaatatggctgtcactctttccttggatatttttctcgcccctttctcaatcaggtgacctaagtacttcacctctttctgacagtattgcagcttctttggggcattttatgtccattctttcccaaatggttcagtaaggcaattgtgtcatacctgcagtcatcctttgttctggacgcaatcaacaaatcatcaatatactgcactagagttgaactgaaaggcagttctaatgattccaaatccttcttcaatatctgattgaagatggaaggcgactcagaaaacccttgaggaattctgcaccaactgtaaaccttatccaggaatttgaaactgaagagaaattggctatcctcatgaagaggcaccgaaaagaatgcttgagacaagtccacatcagtgaaccactctgcatcacatggaacctgaaacatgatcacagctggatttggcactatggggcaacattttaccccaatctcatttatttttctcaggtcttgaacaattcgaactttcccacaaggctttttcagacccattattggtgaattacacgggctactcagcacttcttttagaactcatTCTTTTAGAACTCATTCTTTTGTGCcacttgaatgaggacatcttgtgctatgtggtactgtggtacctggggaaacactgcatttggttttatctctactttaaccggttctactccttttattaatcccacttcctttcctgtcaggtcccacactttctctgtcactgttccctgcaactcaggtggtaagtcagtcactgtaagcatcaggaatagggttatcaaagggtattcctcatttgcggtctccgtctctaactctggaaactgaccaacgtccccttcatcatcactgtttgtctgcacctcaatcccttcattggaacaggtaatcgaacaccttgttttgcacagtaagtcccttcccagtaaggatacaggactcgagtcacagactacaaatttgtgtaatccctggtaATTACCAATCTCaatttggaccggatctgtaatctgatttgtcaggaactgattagctactcctaccactcttatggtacgcccaaagtggtaatttcggaacctctgcacttctaactgtagagtgtgtagctcctgtatcaactaagaatgaaaccttatgacccgtCACCTTCCccctacataaggtcccctctggtctacttctagggacgctgcaagcctgaacTCCACACTGTCTGAAcattcatccgaccattcatcgtttattccatcctcaccacgcaatgggaactgttgtactgtgttattttgactcatcgtttgacctgtgacctgttgaggaagcatcacctgttgctgtcccataggagctaatggtatctgcatttactGTCTAGGTAACATGGGAATCTgttgttgtgcctgctgcatttgtgctggttggacacgtggcatttgcatctgttgcacgggttggagaccctgcatctgc encodes:
- the TLR4 gene encoding toll-like receptor 4 isoform X2, whose protein sequence is MGRVLAKRCSIEVIEDEAFWGLPNLTSLVLTGNPLRYLSIGTFYGLLSLQRLAAVEINLSSLDDLPIGFMAGLQELNIGSNKIKSLKIPHFFTSLQRLRILDLHANLISNIFVGDLCVLKEMDTNNLTVILSQNMISYIEPESFLGIHIHKLSLRFCFKHSDTMRNCLQGLTGLWAHELEIGIFRNNFRFNFKNGLLDGLCNVEFHKILLINFHDFPNGTDTVFNCLVNATVIRLVSSRLSKITEMPIFTRLHHLELKNCWFMEVPAHQLSTLTTLKELKITNGEFLRHFNGELEGLSNLRSLDLSQNQINMDRCCHFLRTPRLEYLNLSFNSVIEMSSDYIDLENLQTLDLHHTKLVHFGTFPVLCLLRKLLYLDVSHSDTIFLIDCAFCGLENLQVLKLAGNKFGPNSMSSSFYNLTELIFLDVASCSLEKVQPDTFSRLEKLQELNISNNNLLVLDPAVYASLKALSILDFSRNQIPAFLANPQESLPGNLASLDLSQNPFDCSCTHLHFLEWVKSHKTLLGDWELMICKSPGYLRDEKIINVDLSTCETKLLTVVLLVSVPIFTFLVLFLIYKCYFQHYYRLLLSKWCIDPADEADMYDAFVIYSSKDEEWVIGVLVKKLEEGVPRIRLCLHFRDFMPGVLITSNIVKEGFLKSRKVVVVVSNHFFESKWCSFEFELAQSWQFLETKSGIIVVVLQEVDKAHLRHVFGLHRYLRRNTYLEWKQNAVEQNMFWVKMRKALLDGKPWRHQQMEIT
- the TLR4 gene encoding toll-like receptor 4 isoform X1; translated protein: MAACSMPYRLRPYPLAALLLLSLVWVFRITDGQSPCKEIIPNIEFCCMDLNLTGLPLQLPTSIQLLDMSFNHLIMLSPRYFGRMPSLRRLDLTRCSIEVIEDEAFWGLPNLTSLVLTGNPLRYLSIGTFYGLLSLQRLAAVEINLSSLDDLPIGFMAGLQELNIGSNKIKSLKIPHFFTSLQRLRILDLHANLISNIFVGDLCVLKEMDTNNLTVILSQNMISYIEPESFLGIHIHKLSLRFCFKHSDTMRNCLQGLTGLWAHELEIGIFRNNFRFNFKNGLLDGLCNVEFHKILLINFHDFPNGTDTVFNCLVNATVIRLVSSRLSKITEMPIFTRLHHLELKNCWFMEVPAHQLSTLTTLKELKITNGEFLRHFNGELEGLSNLRSLDLSQNQINMDRCCHFLRTPRLEYLNLSFNSVIEMSSDYIDLENLQTLDLHHTKLVHFGTFPVLCLLRKLLYLDVSHSDTIFLIDCAFCGLENLQVLKLAGNKFGPNSMSSSFYNLTELIFLDVASCSLEKVQPDTFSRLEKLQELNISNNNLLVLDPAVYASLKALSILDFSRNQIPAFLANPQESLPGNLASLDLSQNPFDCSCTHLHFLEWVKSHKTLLGDWELMICKSPGYLRDEKIINVDLSTCETKLLTVVLLVSVPIFTFLVLFLIYKCYFQHYYRLLLSKWCIDPADEADMYDAFVIYSSKDEEWVIGVLVKKLEEGVPRIRLCLHFRDFMPGVLITSNIVKEGFLKSRKVVVVVSNHFFESKWCSFEFELAQSWQFLETKSGIIVVVLQEVDKAHLRHVFGLHRYLRRNTYLEWKQNAVEQNMFWVKMRKALLDGKPWRHQQMEIT